The Methanofervidicoccus sp. A16 genome has a segment encoding these proteins:
- a CDS encoding GTPase produces MRGKRIKKVPTKKIVDKILEDCDVVLFVLDARNPEGTRNRKLEKKIREKDKKIIYVLNKADLVPIEILREYKEKMKNENPESTVVFVSAKHRKGTKILRDAIKKYLHSESIQEGKVGIVGYPNVGKSSLINSLTGRRSATSGLVAGLTKGEQWVKLTKNIKLLDTPGIIEPKEEDELVMLGALRYEKIRDPVAPAVKILRGIHAINRDAIKRLYRVDVEDAPIEEDTLREIGRKLNYLEKGGEVDITRTARTIIKDYLEGRLNYYNVELKGYGQEREDNIDFIVKHLHDFPFVEDAYGIVTHLEGVDELRRLKVKKPVLGSKEVGDAVVVVSFGEKTYDSGRKKVEEYAKRNNIDLYSVSKGKCGRNRIVVGVGERRVNK; encoded by the coding sequence ATGAGGGGCAAGAGGATAAAGAAGGTTCCCACTAAAAAGATAGTAGATAAGATTCTAGAGGACTGTGATGTCGTACTCTTTGTATTAGATGCTAGGAATCCAGAGGGCACTAGGAATAGAAAACTAGAAAAAAAGATTAGAGAAAAGGATAAAAAAATCATATACGTTCTTAATAAGGCAGATTTAGTACCTATAGAGATCCTAAGGGAATATAAAGAGAAAATGAAAAATGAAAATCCTGAAAGTACTGTAGTATTTGTAAGTGCAAAGCATAGAAAAGGTACCAAGATACTGAGAGACGCTATTAAAAAATACCTACACTCTGAGAGTATCCAAGAGGGCAAGGTAGGAATAGTAGGATATCCCAATGTAGGCAAATCCTCACTTATAAACAGTTTAACTGGTAGAAGAAGTGCTACCAGTGGTCTTGTTGCAGGGCTTACTAAGGGGGAACAGTGGGTAAAACTGACAAAAAACATTAAACTACTAGACACTCCAGGTATTATAGAGCCAAAAGAGGAGGACGAATTGGTAATGTTAGGTGCTCTTAGATACGAGAAGATAAGGGATCCAGTAGCCCCTGCAGTGAAGATACTTAGGGGCATCCATGCCATTAACAGGGATGCCATTAAGAGACTTTACAGGGTAGATGTTGAAGATGCTCCAATAGAGGAGGATACTTTGAGGGAAATAGGAAGGAAGTTGAACTATTTAGAAAAGGGTGGAGAGGTTGATATCACAAGAACCGCAAGAACTATAATAAAAGATTATTTAGAAGGGAGGCTAAACTATTACAACGTGGAGTTAAAGGGGTACGGCCAGGAGAGAGAAGATAACATCGACTTTATAGTTAAACATCTCCATGACTTTCCCTTTGTTGAAGATGCCTATGGTATAGTTACTCATCTGGAGGGTGTAGATGAGTTGAGAAGATTAAAGGTTAAGAAACCTGTACTTGGATCCAAGGAAGTAGGGGACGCTGTAGTGGTTGTATCCTTTGGAGAAAAGACTTATGACAGTGGTAGAAAGAAGGTAGAGGAGTACGCTAAGAGGAACAACATCGATCTATACTCTGTTTCTAAAGGTAAATGTGGCAGGAACAGGATAGTTGTAGGGGTGGGGGAGAGAAGAGTGAATAAATAG
- a CDS encoding AtpZ/AtpI family protein produces MRLEDLQLAYDFVLYIVVGITVGYILYQRYDNGIFVVVGFLLGVFLAFLNVFRLIRRKYI; encoded by the coding sequence ATGAGACTTGAAGATCTTCAACTCGCCTATGACTTTGTTCTCTATATAGTGGTAGGAATAACTGTTGGATATATTCTATATCAGAGGTACGACAACGGTATTTTTGTAGTGGTAGGGTTTCTGTTAGGAGTATTTCTAGCATTTTTAAATGTATTTAGGTTGATAAGGAGGAAATATATTTAA
- a CDS encoding N-glycosylase/DNA lyase produces the protein MEDDRVNKLKCIIKSLGIESARLIEEKIDLQYIYLKNLKERLDNDELFLKLIILNALVSYQLSTTGERWWKEFSEYPWEDISGDTLEEYIRFLSNSKGNRRFLEGKIKRLYKLKYLLSTLSLERFKNYYNNMELLRNSLAKVLNTKGSSKTVVFAVKIFGYGGRMVFNRFIPYPYTVEIPKDSRIEKYTAKFTKGDVLKFWNEVAIESGVPPLHIDSLLWPALGDWERVKKPLKSLNEDVCQKVKKLIELV, from the coding sequence ATGGAGGACGATAGGGTAAATAAGTTAAAATGTATTATAAAATCTCTAGGAATAGAGTCTGCGAGGCTCATCGAGGAAAAAATAGATCTACAGTATATATATCTGAAAAATCTTAAAGAGAGGTTGGATAACGACGAGTTGTTTTTAAAGTTGATAATACTCAATGCCTTAGTATCCTATCAACTCTCTACCACTGGAGAGAGGTGGTGGAAGGAGTTTTCAGAGTATCCCTGGGAGGATATATCGGGAGATACACTAGAAGAGTATATAAGATTTCTCTCCAACTCGAAAGGTAATAGGAGATTTTTAGAGGGCAAGATAAAGAGACTGTATAAGTTGAAGTATCTATTAAGTACTCTCTCCCTGGAGAGGTTTAAAAACTACTATAACAACATGGAACTTCTCAGAAACTCCCTTGCCAAGGTGTTGAATACCAAAGGTTCCTCTAAGACTGTAGTGTTCGCCGTTAAGATCTTCGGTTATGGAGGTAGGATGGTATTTAACAGATTTATCCCTTATCCCTACACTGTTGAGATTCCAAAAGATAGTAGAATAGAAAAATACACTGCAAAATTTACAAAAGGAGATGTATTAAAATTTTGGAATGAAGTTGCCATAGAGAGTGGAGTTCCTCCCCTCCATATAGATTCCCTACTGTGGCCAGCCTTAGGAGATTGGGAAAGGGTAAAGAAACCTCTGAAATCCCTAAATGAAGATGTGTGTCAAAAGGTAAAAAAGTTGATAGAGTTAGTTTAG
- a CDS encoding DUF2400 family protein — translation MDRELLELLKKFIEIHSNIPDLQFNPDIHPKLPINPYSKDHREKRRTAHYLLLVASIDEGNIVGRADNARKLIVRFYQYFKENLFKITDRYIFEDILDYITADLSLGRLKRMIPEILASVNRFVMGRAKGDLISYSRMFQKPYNFVEEIGRNILRMGKSNNSVRKKSWMYMRWMVREHPDLRIFDHFSPRDLFVPLDRNVARVAVSLGVLKSTDNLNWEDVVKVTEFARTLYPEDPVKVDYPFFLLGREIRELKLPLNTENLKLLLKKKLYCSF, via the coding sequence ATGGATAGGGAACTATTAGAGTTGTTAAAGAAGTTTATTGAGATACACTCCAATATACCAGACCTACAGTTTAATCCAGATATACATCCAAAACTTCCAATAAATCCCTACTCAAAGGACCACAGGGAGAAAAGAAGGACTGCACACTACCTCTTACTTGTTGCATCCATCGATGAGGGGAATATCGTTGGGAGAGCAGATAATGCAAGGAAACTCATTGTAAGGTTTTATCAATATTTCAAAGAGAACCTGTTTAAAATAACTGATAGGTATATTTTTGAGGATATCTTGGATTACATTACTGCCGATCTATCTCTTGGTAGGCTTAAAAGGATGATTCCAGAGATCCTCGCAAGTGTCAACAGGTTTGTGATGGGAAGAGCAAAGGGCGACTTGATTAGTTATAGTAGGATGTTTCAAAAGCCTTACAACTTTGTTGAAGAGATTGGGAGGAATATCCTACGTATGGGTAAAAGTAATAACTCTGTAAGGAAGAAATCCTGGATGTATATGCGTTGGATGGTGAGGGAGCATCCAGATCTTAGGATATTTGATCACTTTTCACCTAGAGATCTCTTTGTACCTTTAGATAGAAACGTTGCAAGGGTTGCAGTATCTCTGGGAGTGCTTAAATCAACTGACAATCTCAATTGGGAGGATGTAGTTAAAGTAACGGAGTTCGCAAGGACACTTTATCCTGAAGATCCTGTAAAGGTTGACTACCCATTTTTCCTCTTAGGGAGGGAGATCAGAGAGTTGAAATTACCACTTAACACTGAAAACCTCAAGTTGCTCTTGAAGAAAAAATTATACTGTAGTTTTTAA
- a CDS encoding ATP-binding cassette domain-containing protein, producing the protein MTAVVVKNLTKRYGNKVALDNVSFHVKEGEILGVVGKSGAGKSTLIRILRGVDRDYEGYIEILGRRDDFREVTAIHLQRNFALWAEPAINNIIRKLYAVRNNCDESLPMEEEWEEYEKKALEILRLVGLEHKKDVFANVLSGGEKQRLILGRQIAKIYERGEGVLLLDEPATMACPASKQILLDILKNINKELNVPIIITSHLPEIHNYLCHRCILLEEGRVVLEGKPKEVIEKFLQEMSPPYIRKSKPKDRAIIEVKNVSKRYFVVRGGETLNMRDVSFHVKEGEILSIIGPSGAGKSVLLRLLAGLEFPDRGKIIVDGIDLSEYGWERIELRRRIGILHQEFSLPHYITVGDMLKYRAGVKGERAIATAKLKSEELGISPKVVDGIYQLIDLPEEEMKSKLERLGLTYDIVNILFPALVDEDFNPMEILKTLNLGEEVLNKTPLELSGGERVRVALALQLITKPKILLLDEPFGDLDPITLRDVANYLKKINDKYGTTIVLISHHIPLIKEISDRVILIDRGKVVMEGDPEVVCDRFIEISNSRFLGGR; encoded by the coding sequence ATGACAGCGGTAGTGGTCAAAAACCTCACTAAGAGATACGGTAATAAGGTAGCCCTAGATAACGTCTCTTTTCATGTTAAAGAGGGAGAGATATTAGGAGTAGTAGGAAAATCTGGGGCAGGAAAGTCTACACTGATCAGGATACTTAGAGGGGTAGATAGGGACTATGAGGGATACATCGAGATACTTGGTAGAAGGGACGATTTCAGAGAAGTTACAGCCATACACCTTCAGAGGAACTTTGCACTTTGGGCCGAGCCTGCAATCAACAACATTATAAGGAAGTTATACGCTGTAAGGAACAACTGTGATGAGTCTCTGCCTATGGAGGAGGAGTGGGAAGAGTACGAAAAAAAGGCTTTAGAGATATTGAGATTAGTTGGACTGGAACATAAAAAAGATGTATTTGCCAACGTGTTAAGTGGGGGGGAAAAACAACGTTTAATACTGGGAAGGCAGATAGCGAAGATATACGAGAGAGGAGAGGGAGTACTTCTTTTAGATGAACCTGCAACTATGGCCTGTCCAGCGTCAAAGCAGATACTCTTAGATATCCTAAAAAATATAAATAAAGAGTTGAATGTTCCCATAATTATTACATCCCATCTCCCAGAGATCCACAACTACCTCTGCCACAGGTGTATTCTACTGGAGGAGGGTAGGGTTGTATTGGAGGGAAAACCTAAGGAGGTTATAGAGAAGTTCTTACAGGAGATGTCTCCTCCCTACATTAGGAAATCTAAACCTAAGGATAGAGCAATAATAGAGGTAAAGAACGTATCTAAGAGGTACTTCGTAGTGCGAGGAGGAGAAACGTTGAATATGAGAGACGTCTCCTTCCATGTAAAGGAAGGGGAGATACTCTCCATCATAGGACCAAGTGGTGCTGGAAAATCTGTACTCTTAAGACTCCTTGCAGGACTGGAGTTCCCAGATAGGGGAAAGATCATAGTTGACGGTATAGATCTAAGTGAGTATGGATGGGAGAGAATAGAACTACGGAGAAGAATAGGAATACTACACCAAGAGTTTTCCCTCCCTCACTACATAACAGTAGGAGATATGTTGAAATATAGGGCTGGAGTAAAGGGGGAGAGGGCTATAGCCACTGCTAAGTTAAAATCTGAGGAGTTAGGTATATCTCCAAAGGTTGTAGATGGGATTTACCAGTTGATAGATCTCCCTGAGGAGGAGATGAAGAGTAAACTTGAGAGGTTGGGACTAACCTACGATATTGTAAATATCCTATTCCCCGCCCTTGTAGATGAAGACTTCAATCCTATGGAGATCCTTAAAACGCTAAACTTAGGGGAGGAGGTACTGAATAAAACACCTCTAGAGTTAAGTGGTGGAGAGAGAGTGAGGGTGGCCCTAGCCCTACAACTGATAACAAAACCTAAGATACTCCTCCTAGACGAGCCCTTTGGAGATCTAGATCCTATCACCTTGAGAGACGTCGCAAATTATCTGAAAAAGATAAACGACAAATACGGCACCACTATAGTACTGATCAGCCATCATATACCTCTAATAAAGGAAATAAGCGATAGAGTGATACTTATAGACAGGGGGAAAGTGGTGATGGAAGGAGACCCAGAGGTTGTCTGTGATAGGTTTATAGAGATAAGTAATTCAAGGTTTTTGGGAGGAAGATAA
- a CDS encoding FmdE family protein: MEEDLNKLIEFHGHYCPGLIIGYKVAKYVLKNFKRSQDEELVAIVYNNSCSVDAIQFILGCTFGKGNLIFKDYGKHVYIFYSRENKKGIRISLKEEISKEMNTVRNSMLNTTGEGIDIDAVKKWKEEYSDKLLNLPEEELFNVRDVDIPEPKRSKIYPSIQCEECGEYFMEIRGRIIDGKIVCMECFERLLEN; the protein is encoded by the coding sequence ATGGAAGAAGATTTAAACAAATTAATAGAATTTCACGGACATTACTGTCCTGGATTGATAATAGGTTATAAAGTGGCGAAATACGTTCTCAAAAATTTTAAAAGATCCCAAGATGAAGAGTTGGTGGCTATCGTATATAATAACTCATGTAGTGTAGATGCGATACAGTTTATACTTGGCTGTACCTTTGGAAAGGGAAATCTGATATTCAAAGATTATGGGAAGCATGTTTATATATTCTATTCAAGGGAGAATAAAAAAGGAATTAGAATATCTCTAAAAGAGGAAATTAGTAAGGAAATGAACACAGTTCGAAACTCTATGCTAAATACCACAGGAGAGGGCATAGATATAGACGCTGTAAAGAAATGGAAGGAGGAGTACTCTGATAAATTATTAAATCTACCTGAAGAAGAACTCTTCAATGTAAGGGACGTAGATATTCCAGAACCTAAGAGATCTAAAATATACCCATCTATTCAATGTGAGGAATGTGGGGAGTACTTTATGGAGATTAGGGGGAGGATAATAGATGGGAAAATAGTCTGTATGGAATGTTTTGAAAGATTATTGGAGAACTAA
- a CDS encoding RNA-guided pseudouridylation complex pseudouridine synthase subunit Cbf5 codes for MDLITLEEAETNYKYGHNPYKRPIEELLKNGLVVIDKPSGPTSHEVALWVKKILNLNLAGHGGTLDPKVTGVLPVALENTTKCIQLWHALPKEYICLMHLHRDAKEEDIYRVFKEFTGRIIQRPPLKSAVKRSPRIRKIYKMDILEIDGRDILFKVRCQSGTYIRTLARNIGEALGTSAHMQELRRIRSGPFTEDEAVYLQDLKDAYVFWREDRDEEELRRIVKPLEYGLQHLKKVVVKDSAVDAVCHGADVYLSGISKISKGIGPGETVVVETLKGEAVAIGKSLLSTKDILKIKKEGKKYTSPIADTQRVLMERGVYPRMWKGKR; via the coding sequence TTGGATCTAATAACCTTAGAGGAGGCGGAGACTAACTATAAGTATGGGCATAATCCCTATAAGAGACCTATCGAGGAACTTTTAAAAAATGGTCTTGTAGTTATCGACAAACCTTCTGGACCTACATCCCATGAGGTAGCCCTCTGGGTAAAGAAGATACTAAATTTAAATCTTGCTGGACATGGGGGGACACTTGATCCCAAGGTAACTGGTGTACTTCCTGTGGCGTTGGAGAATACTACGAAATGTATTCAACTCTGGCACGCTCTTCCAAAGGAGTATATATGTCTCATGCATCTCCACAGAGATGCTAAAGAGGAAGATATCTATAGGGTATTTAAGGAATTCACTGGAAGGATAATTCAAAGGCCCCCTTTAAAGTCTGCTGTAAAGAGGAGCCCAAGGATAAGGAAAATATACAAGATGGATATATTGGAGATAGATGGGAGGGATATTCTATTTAAGGTAAGGTGTCAATCTGGAACCTATATTAGAACCCTTGCAAGGAACATTGGAGAGGCCCTAGGTACTTCCGCCCATATGCAGGAACTTCGTAGAATAAGAAGTGGTCCATTTACAGAGGATGAGGCAGTATATCTCCAGGATCTAAAGGATGCCTATGTATTCTGGCGGGAGGATAGAGATGAGGAGGAACTTAGGAGGATAGTTAAACCCTTAGAGTATGGACTCCAACATCTAAAGAAGGTGGTAGTAAAGGACAGTGCAGTGGATGCTGTATGTCATGGTGCAGATGTCTATTTAAGTGGTATCTCCAAGATCAGTAAAGGCATTGGGCCTGGGGAGACTGTGGTGGTGGAGACCTTAAAAGGAGAGGCTGTAGCGATAGGAAAGTCACTACTAAGTACTAAGGATATATTGAAAATTAAAAAAGAGGGGAAGAAATATACCAGCCCTATAGCGGATACTCAGAGGGTGTTAATGGAGAGGGGCGTTTATCCAAGGATGTGGAAGGGAAAAAGATAA
- a CDS encoding TIGR03576 family pyridoxal phosphate-dependent enzyme, producing the protein MINSEMERIKKVREIILNIIETKGREYLYDLTGMSGGFKLKKTDMDILDTYIGPAVFSEKLNKVGLQHLGGDPNIHKAVGFNRTSSAILSTIMALSKEIDEVIHYLPKRPSHPSIPRSCKIFDIPYFESDNVGEILNRIDKNTLTIITGATMDHKVVDIKHLKDILSQCSKKDSISFIDDASGARLRLLYNQPPALKLNAHLVVTSTDKLMDGPRAGLLAGDIDLVDTIYEEGLKYGLEAQAPVLAGMVNALESFSFQKLREAFNRAREIDLTPLTSVGIESERTPTGFAITSLSEEESVQLAMKLLENYGIITITAAGMPGASKTLRIDFCSKDASRISDTYILNAILDSYQKIKG; encoded by the coding sequence ATGATAAATTCAGAAATGGAGAGAATAAAAAAAGTTAGAGAAATAATACTAAATATTATAGAAACAAAAGGTAGAGAGTACTTATACGATCTTACAGGTATGAGTGGAGGATTTAAGTTGAAAAAAACTGACATGGATATACTAGATACTTACATAGGACCCGCTGTATTCTCAGAGAAGTTGAATAAGGTAGGACTTCAACACTTAGGAGGTGATCCTAACATTCATAAAGCAGTGGGATTTAATAGAACCTCTTCAGCAATACTCTCTACTATAATGGCACTATCTAAGGAGATAGATGAAGTAATACACTATCTGCCGAAGAGACCATCCCATCCTTCTATTCCAAGGAGTTGCAAGATATTTGATATTCCATATTTTGAAAGTGATAATGTAGGGGAGATTTTAAATAGAATAGATAAAAATACCCTAACTATTATAACTGGGGCCACTATGGACCATAAAGTAGTAGATATAAAACACCTTAAGGATATACTTTCTCAATGTAGTAAAAAAGACAGTATATCCTTTATAGATGATGCCTCGGGAGCTAGGTTGAGGTTACTCTATAATCAGCCTCCAGCCTTAAAACTAAATGCTCATTTAGTGGTTACAAGTACAGATAAGTTAATGGATGGTCCAAGGGCTGGTCTCTTGGCTGGAGATATAGATCTAGTGGATACTATATACGAGGAAGGTTTAAAGTATGGATTGGAAGCCCAGGCACCAGTTTTAGCAGGTATGGTAAATGCATTGGAGAGTTTTAGTTTCCAGAAATTGAGAGAGGCATTTAATAGGGCGAGGGAAATAGATCTAACACCATTAACTTCAGTAGGGATAGAAAGTGAGAGAACACCTACTGGATTTGCCATAACATCACTGTCAGAGGAAGAGTCCGTCCAGTTGGCAATGAAACTCTTAGAAAACTACGGTATAATAACTATTACAGCGGCAGGAATGCCTGGTGCTAGTAAAACCTTAAGAATAGATTTCTGTTCCAAGGATGCCTCTAGGATATCGGATACTTATATACTGAATGCTATACTAGACTCTTATCAAAAGATTAAAGGATAG
- the hacA gene encoding homoaconitase large subunit: MTLVEEILSKKLGRDTYEGDTIEVDIDLAMTHDGSTPLATKAFKKITDRVWDREKIVIVFDHNIPANTVKAANMHKITREFVREQGIKYVYREGEGICHQVLIERGHVKPNMVIAGGDSHTCTHGALGAFATGFGATDMGYIFATGKTWIKVPKTIRVNIEGSNDRITSKDIVLRVCKEIGRRGAIYMAIEYGGEVVKRMGVEDRAVLCNMAVEMGAKVGIVEADERTYEYLRGRISNEELAYLMRNRISVDEREESYYKTVSIDITDMEEQVACPHYPDNVKPVSDVVGTPIDQVFIGSCTNGRLGDLRMAARYLKGKRVHRDVRLIVIPASKRVFEDALREGLIKIFLEAGAIICPPGCGPCLGAHQGVLGDGEVCLSTSNRNFKGRMGSTNAEIYLSSPVIAAKSAVKGYITNE; this comes from the coding sequence ATGACCTTGGTAGAAGAGATATTATCTAAAAAATTGGGAAGAGATACCTATGAGGGAGATACAATAGAGGTAGATATAGATCTGGCGATGACCCACGACGGTTCTACACCACTGGCTACAAAGGCTTTTAAGAAGATAACTGATAGAGTTTGGGATAGGGAGAAAATAGTAATAGTCTTTGATCACAACATCCCTGCAAATACTGTAAAGGCTGCAAATATGCATAAGATTACAAGGGAGTTTGTAAGGGAGCAGGGGATAAAGTACGTATATAGGGAGGGGGAGGGTATATGCCATCAGGTGTTGATTGAGAGGGGACATGTAAAACCTAACATGGTTATCGCTGGAGGGGACAGCCATACCTGTACCCACGGCGCCCTCGGTGCATTTGCAACAGGATTTGGGGCTACAGATATGGGCTATATATTTGCAACTGGTAAAACCTGGATAAAGGTACCTAAGACTATAAGGGTTAATATTGAGGGGAGTAACGATAGGATAACCTCTAAGGATATAGTACTTAGGGTTTGTAAGGAGATTGGAAGGAGGGGAGCTATATATATGGCTATAGAGTACGGGGGAGAGGTTGTTAAGAGGATGGGTGTAGAGGATAGGGCGGTACTCTGTAATATGGCTGTGGAGATGGGGGCGAAGGTTGGTATTGTTGAAGCAGATGAGAGAACCTACGAGTATCTAAGGGGGAGGATAAGTAATGAGGAGTTGGCCTATCTTATGAGAAATAGAATATCTGTAGATGAAAGGGAAGAGAGTTATTATAAAACAGTAAGTATAGACATTACAGATATGGAGGAGCAGGTTGCATGTCCTCACTATCCAGATAACGTTAAACCTGTATCTGACGTAGTAGGCACTCCTATAGATCAGGTGTTTATAGGTTCCTGTACAAACGGGAGGTTGGGAGATCTTAGGATGGCTGCAAGGTATCTAAAGGGTAAGAGGGTACACAGGGATGTAAGGTTAATTGTTATCCCTGCCTCGAAGAGGGTATTTGAGGATGCTTTAAGGGAGGGTCTGATAAAGATATTCCTCGAGGCTGGTGCTATTATATGTCCTCCAGGTTGTGGCCCATGTCTCGGTGCCCATCAGGGTGTTTTAGGAGATGGTGAAGTATGTCTCTCTACCTCTAACAGGAACTTTAAAGGTAGGATGGGTAGTACTAATGCAGAGATATATCTCTCATCTCCAGTGATTGCAGCGAAAAGTGCTGTTAAGGGATATATAACGAATGAGTGA
- the sepS gene encoding O-phosphoserine--tRNA ligase → MLNRKEILEKARKDFEGTWKLTKELLPKRHIDRRYPRIKMEYGKSHPVMDTIERLRECYLRMGFEEYINPLIVDEREIYKQFGPEALAVLDRCFYLAGLPRPDVGLGRDRIEEIEKLGVEITPEKVENLRKTLHKYKKGVIDGDDLVLEIGRALEVSSEMGLKVLEMVFPEFKELVPEPLSLTLRSHMTSGWFITISHLIGKKPLPFKLFSIDRCFRREQREDRSHLMTYHSASCVVVGEDVSIDDGMAVAEGLLSQFGFSKFRFKPDEKKSKYYVPDTQTEVYAYHPKLGEWLEVATFGIYSPIALSEYGIDVPVMNLGLGVERLAMILYNYEDVRKMVYPQLYDVVLSDRDIAYMLHIDKMPVTDELYNLGLDLIDICIKNRDKPAPCEVVLEREIEFYNIKKNIRITIYEREEGKRLLGPSVLNEIYVYDGNIIGVPESEEDIKEEYRKLVEDTRRYGISTGIRYIDALSFKVAYKIEEALVSNVDHLKIRVPIVRNLGDVNLKLEDVALKYIIGKGKVIDVRGPVFLNIEGDIG, encoded by the coding sequence ATGCTCAACAGAAAGGAGATTTTAGAGAAGGCAAGGAAGGATTTTGAAGGGACCTGGAAACTTACAAAGGAGTTGCTACCTAAGAGGCATATAGATAGAAGGTATCCAAGGATAAAAATGGAGTACGGGAAGTCCCATCCAGTGATGGATACCATAGAGAGGTTAAGGGAGTGTTATTTAAGGATGGGGTTCGAGGAGTACATAAATCCCTTAATCGTAGATGAGAGGGAGATTTATAAACAGTTTGGTCCAGAGGCCCTCGCTGTATTGGACAGGTGTTTCTACTTAGCAGGACTTCCAAGGCCCGATGTAGGTTTAGGGAGGGATAGAATAGAGGAGATAGAGAAGTTAGGGGTAGAGATAACTCCAGAGAAGGTGGAGAACCTGAGAAAAACCCTCCACAAGTATAAGAAGGGCGTTATAGATGGAGACGATCTGGTGCTGGAGATAGGTAGAGCCCTTGAGGTGTCCAGTGAGATGGGGCTGAAGGTGTTGGAGATGGTATTTCCAGAGTTCAAGGAGTTGGTACCTGAACCTCTATCTCTAACACTACGTAGTCATATGACATCTGGCTGGTTTATCACTATATCCCATCTTATAGGTAAAAAGCCCCTTCCCTTTAAACTGTTTTCCATCGATAGATGTTTTAGAAGGGAACAGAGGGAGGATAGGAGTCATCTTATGACATATCACTCTGCCTCCTGTGTAGTAGTTGGGGAAGATGTCTCCATAGACGACGGTATGGCTGTTGCAGAGGGGCTACTATCTCAATTTGGATTCAGTAAGTTTAGATTTAAACCTGATGAGAAGAAGAGTAAGTACTACGTCCCAGATACCCAGACTGAAGTTTATGCATACCATCCAAAGTTGGGGGAGTGGTTGGAAGTTGCTACATTTGGTATATATTCACCTATTGCACTAAGTGAGTACGGTATAGATGTGCCAGTTATGAACTTGGGCCTTGGTGTTGAGAGGTTAGCGATGATCCTCTATAACTATGAAGATGTTAGGAAGATGGTATATCCACAACTTTATGATGTTGTTTTAAGTGATAGGGATATTGCATATATGCTACATATAGATAAGATGCCTGTAACTGATGAACTTTACAACTTAGGGTTGGATCTTATAGATATCTGTATAAAAAATAGAGATAAACCTGCTCCCTGTGAGGTGGTACTTGAAAGGGAGATAGAGTTCTACAATATAAAGAAAAATATAAGGATCACCATCTACGAGAGGGAAGAGGGTAAGAGGTTGTTAGGTCCTTCTGTATTAAACGAGATCTACGTATACGATGGAAATATTATAGGGGTACCAGAGTCAGAGGAGGATATTAAGGAGGAATACAGAAAACTTGTAGAGGATACTAGGAGATACGGTATTTCCACTGGAATAAGATATATAGATGCTCTCTCCTTTAAAGTTGCCTATAAGATAGAAGAAGCCCTCGTATCTAACGTAGATCACTTAAAAATAAGGGTGCCTATAGTTAGAAACCTTGGAGATGTGAATTTAAAGTTGGAGGATGTAGCATTGAAGTATATTATAGGGAAGGGTAAAGTTATAGATGTTAGGGGGCCGGTCTTTTTGAATATTGAGGGGGATATAGGTTAA
- a CDS encoding ferredoxin family protein, translating to MKIEINENYCKGCDICIFICPRDVFVKSEKLNKKGIYPPIPKYPENCTKCQLCVLQCPDQAISLLD from the coding sequence GTGAAAATTGAAATAAATGAGAACTACTGTAAAGGATGCGATATTTGTATATTCATATGTCCAAGAGATGTGTTTGTAAAATCTGAAAAATTAAATAAAAAAGGTATTTATCCACCTATACCTAAATATCCTGAGAATTGTACCAAGTGCCAGCTTTGTGTATTACAGTGTCCAGATCAGGCTATTTCTCTCTTGGATTAA
- a CDS encoding DUF2098 family protein has product MVVALDVNGRDISIGSYVRYINTGTTGIVKNILEKEGEIWVLLDNDLMYKPEKLEIIEYKKKEDRVVKEKIEDIIEKEEIKDIESNIDACGAG; this is encoded by the coding sequence ATGGTTGTAGCGCTAGATGTGAACGGTAGAGATATATCTATAGGTTCCTATGTAAGATACATAAATACAGGTACTACAGGTATTGTAAAGAATATTTTAGAGAAGGAAGGAGAGATCTGGGTACTTTTAGATAACGATCTGATGTATAAACCTGAAAAATTAGAGATCATTGAATATAAGAAAAAAGAAGATAGAGTAGTTAAGGAGAAAATAGAGGATATTATTGAAAAAGAGGAAATAAAAGATATAGAATCAAATATAGACGCCTGTGGTGCTGGATAG